In Candidatus Neomarinimicrobiota bacterium, the DNA window TCGCTTGGGATAGGGTTGTTGATTATCTGGATAGGGATTGCAATCCTGGCTGGAGTATTGGCTGCCGCATGGGCTGCCACGATCTTCGAACGATATCTCACTGAGTCGCTACTCGGTATCCGGATTCACCGGGAGCCGCCCGCACCATCGCGCCAGTCATCTCCCTGGGAGCGTATTCGAAGTCATCTGACCAACCCGGAGACATGGAAAGGGCTCCTCTTTCTCGGACTGAAATTTCCACTGGGGATAGCATCGTTCGTGATAAGCATCACCCTGGTCAGTATCGCCGGTGGGCTGCTCGCTGCTCCATTTACCTATAACAGTTTAGATTATCAATTCAGTGGCTGGGAACTGAATTCTATGAACGAGGCGATGCTACTTTTCCTCCTTGGAATCATTATTTCTCCCCTATTTTTACACATCCTGAATATCATTGCAACCGCATACGGTACCATCGCCAAATCACTGTTAGGGACTGCGCCTGTCCCGGAGCGTCGCCGAGAGGAGCCGGAAGCATGAGTATGCATCCCATGGTACAATATCTCATTGAGGAGATGGAAAGAAACCGGGATCCGGAGAAGGCGAAACCGATGCAAGCGTACATGAAGACGGACCAACCCTTCTATGGAATTCAGGCAAAACCCAGGCGGGAAATTTTTCGCAAAGCAAAGCGAAAATTTCCCATCGATTCCAGAGAAGAGTGGGAGCAGGTGGGCCGGCAGTTGTGGACTGGAGAGCATCGCGAGGAGATGTATATGGCGCTGGAGGTGGCGGAGCGCTACAAACAATTCCGGGACGAGGAGGCCATGCCCCTGTTCGAATATCTGGCGGAAACGGCGCCACACTGGGATACGCTGGACTGGATTGCCGGGAAACTTATCAGCAGTTTGATACTTGCGCATCGTGAATTTGAGTCTAAACTCAGGGAATGGCGGGAATCGGAGAATTTGTGGATGCGTCGGGCATCTCTGCTGGCGCATTTAAAACACAAGGAAGAGACCAATACGGAGTTGTTGGCAAAATCCGTTCTATTGCTGGCTCACGAGGATGAATTCTTTATCAGGAAGGCGATTGGATGGGTCCTCCGGGACTATTCTTATGCGAACCCGGACTGGGTGCAGGAGTTCGTAGATAAACATGCGGCAGAACTCTCGGGACTGAGCAGGCGGGAAGCACTGAAAAAGATCAACCGGGATCGGAAAAAGCAAAAAACAAAGCAATAGAATTTCGATGGATGTTAGGCCACAAACAAACGAAAGGACGAATGCGTGGAGTGGGTAAAAAATATTTTCGTCAATACTGCCGAAAACCGGGCCCGGATGTTTTGGCGGATTTCGGTGCAGCTCGGGCTGTTTGTACTGTTCTCATTTTTGGCCAGTATTGTTCTGACATTCGCTTACAGGAAGATGGCAGACGTGGAAGCGGGCGCGTCGGTCTCCCAGAGCCAGTTGATGGAATTCGTGGTCAATAATCTGTATGCCATGTCATTATATACACTGCTCACCGGTGGGGCAATCTGCGTAAGCGTCTGGGTTGCTATCCGTATAATGGACCGGCGGAGGATTGCAGATTACGGACTCAATCTTTCCAAACGATGGTGGGAGGAATTCTGGTTTGGAATACTAGTAGGGGGCGGGCTCATAGCGTTGGTGTTTGGATTCGAACTCGCCGCGGGTTGGATCACGGTTGATGCAGTGCTCGCCGGAAGTCCGGGGAAAATTGTCGCCGGACTAACCGTCTTGGCGTTTAACTTTATCTTTGTAGGGTTTTATGAAGAGTTCATCAGCCGGGGATACCACCTGACGAACTTCGCCCAGGGATTTCGCGGAATACTGGGCGCACGCGGATCGATACTGCTGGGGATGGTTTTATCGGCGGGAATCTTCGGAATAGCTCATATCGGGAATCCGGAGGCCACCGTCATGACCTCCGTAAATATTATGGTGGTCGGAGTGATATTATTAGGACTCGGATACGTTTTTACGGGCAGACTGGCTATTCCCATCGGGATGCACATCACCTGGAATTTTTTCCAGGGGGCGGTGTTCGGGTTCCCCGTGAGCGGCAGAACAGGCAGCTGGGCAAAGGTGTTCACTATTACCCAGCACGGAAACCCTGTCTGGACCGGCGGTAAATTTGGCCCGGAAGGCGGACTGATTGGTACCATTGCGGTTCTGATTGGAGCGGGGGTTATAATCTGGTGGCTCAAATACAAAGATGGGAAGGTTGGGCTCGCAACCGAAATTGCCCGTTATGAACAGACAGATGAACTATAAATATGATAACAGCCCGGTATAAGGTCCCTGGATAGTATGGTAACTGATTTATTCGGACTTCTCGGACAACTTGGAGTAATTATCTTTGCGTACGTTACGGTGATATTCGCAATCGCTGTATGGCGAAAAGATAACGGCATTATGGATGTCGCTTGGGGACTTGGATTCGTGATTATCGCAGGGTACACGTTGTTCACCACAGGAGAATTCCATGTTCGGCAAATCCTGGTGACGCTGTTGACGGTAATATGGGGAAGCCGGTTGTCGCTGCATATCTATGTCCGGAACCGGCGGAAGTCCTCGGAAGACTTCCGCTATCGGAACTGGCGCGAGCGCTGGGGAAGGTGGGTGTACCTCCGGAGCTATTTACAGGTGTTTCTACTCCAGGGATTTTTGATGATCGTCTTTACCGTGCCGGTAATCTTCATAAACAAATTTTCCGGCCCGGGATTAATTGTAGCCGATTACGTGGGAATGATTATCTGGTTTACAGGATTCCTGCTCGAATCTGTTGCCGATTTTCAGTTGCTGCGGTTTAAATCGAATTCGGAGAACCAGGGCGAAATCATGACCCGTGGATTATGGCAGTATTCCAGGCATCCGAATTATTTTGGCGAGTCCCTCTTATGGTGGGGTATTTGGGGAATGGCATTATCAGTAAATGGCGGCCTGTATACGGTGGTGAGTCCGGTTCTGTTAACCTTTTTTTTGTTGCGAATCTCCGGCGTGCCAATGCTAGAGGACAAGTATAAAGGTAATCCTGACTACCGGGAATACCGTGAACGGACAAATACGTTTATTCCATGGTTCCCTAAAGGATGATGCAGTTGTTGGAGGGGAATGGGGAACACAAACACTATAACACTGTCGTAATGTGATCCATATCAACTTGATATGTTCTATATCAATTGGATATGAAAATCGCCACATTTTAGAATTTTTTTGATATATATAAGTGGTTGAAATATAGCGATTTACTTATTAAAAAAATAGAATGGCATATCAATTGTAATACTCTATGCAGCAACAGAGAATTTTTTATCTTTTATACAAAGGGGAAAGATGATGAATACAACACAAAAATTTTTCATTACAGTTGGGGCAGGTATCGCGCTAATGCTGGTGATAATGACGACCCAGGCATGCGCGGACGTCAGACAGACAGTGGATAAGCAGTTTTCGGTGGACGCTGGCGGAACGCTCATTATCGATAGCGACCGGGGCTCCATTGAGATAAAAACAGTGGAAGAAAATGAAGTGAAGGTCTCGGTTATCTACGAAGCGGATGTAATGAGTGAGCAAAAGGCCGAATCGATTTTTGAAGATTTCGTGGTGGACTTTTCGCAAAAGGGGAATAATGTAATTATCTCAGGCAAAGTGGATAAAGATCTGTTAGGAATATTTGATGGGAATAATCGATTGCGGATAAAGTATAAGGTGACCGTTCCGGAACGATTTAACGCCGAACTGGCCACCGCCGGAGGCAGCATTATCGTTGGTGATCTTCACGGGAAATTGCAGGCGAAGACGGCTGGCGGCAGCCTGGATTTTGGAAATATCACGGGGAAAGTAGACGGAAAAACCGCCGGCGGGAGTATTAAAATGCAAAGCGCAGGCGATGATGTGGACCTCAAAACGGCTGGGGGCAGCATCACAGTCGGACCAGTCAATGGAGACGCTGAAGCCATAACCTCCGGAGGGTCGGTTCGGATTGGTGAGGTGTCGGGTACGTTGGTGGCGCATACGTCCGGTGGCAGTATTTCCATCGATGGTGTTGGCGGTTCGATCGATGCAAAAGCATCCGGTGGATCGATTCGGGCTTCGGTGACGGAACAGCCTAAAGACGATTGCCAGCTGACAACGTCCGGAGGTAGCATTTCGGTCAGTCTGCCGGAAAATATCGGTCTGAATATTAAGGCCAGGACCTACGGTGGAAAAGTCAGTACCGACCTGCCTATTACAGTGCGCGGTGAAATCTCCAAGTCCCATATTGAGGGCACTCTGAACGGTGGTGGGCCTGCGATGATACTAGAAACCTCAGGCGGGAATATCTCAATTACAAAGAGCAAAGAACTGCTCTGATTTTCAGTCTCCAGGTTCTGGGAGGTATTCATTAAATGATGCCCCGGCGCGCCGGGGCATTTTTTTTGGGCTCCAGGTCTTCAACTATGGCTCTGTATTTACCTGCCAATCTGCGGACGTGTCACGAAGTGGGTTAATAGAATATTATTCTATAGAGTATCTATAATCAATAAAACACTTTCCCTCATCAGGCAAATAGACTAAATTCATCCGTCACATCTGAATTCTGCAGAATCTTCGCACCTAACACAATCAAAAAAATACGGTTCCCGGAGTTTGGGTCCGTATAATCAACCATAAAGGAGTATGTTATGGATATAAATTATCTGGCAGTCGCAGTTGCCGGTGTACTCTATTACGTAATCGGTGCCGCCTGGTATTCGCCCGTCCTGTTCGCGCGGCCGTGGATGGATGCCCTGGGTTTTACCAAAGAAGATCTGGAGGATGGCGCCGGTGCCAAGGCATATATACTAACATTCGTCAATGCACTGATTATGGCGTTCGTGCTGGCCTGCATCGTGGAAGCCTTCGGCGCCACAACTGTGTGGGCCGGACTCCAGGGCGGTTTCTGGTGCTGGTTGGGATTTGTGGCGACGACCATGGCGACGAATTCGGTGTTCGCCGGCCGGTCGCTGAAGTTGTATGCCATCGATTCCGGCTATCATCTGGTCGGCCTGTTAGTTATGGGAGGTCTGCTGGCAATCTGGTAAGCATCGCATTATTGTTGATCTCAATCGCCGCTGTTATCTCCGGATGGCAGCGGTGTTTTTATATGGGCGAAGAAATTTTGCCAATATCATTGGAGGAAATTCTATTTTATCCCTATAAATAGAATTTCATTCTATAAAGTTCTTGCATTAAATAGAATTATATTCTACAATTGGCCGTATTGGAAATTTAAGGGGGCCAAACGGTGGCAGGATCAAAAAAAATAGGACGACGCAAGCAACCGGACGAACGGAAAAAGGAAATTATCGATGCGGCAAGAGATCTGTTCGCATCCCAGGGATACGACAACACTACCATGCAGCAGGTCGTGGAGAAGGCGGGCACGTCCATCGGGAATTGCTACTTTTACTTTTCCAATAAAAAGGAATTGTACCAGGGAGTCGTAGAGTCCGTTAACGAAGAGATCTCCGGAGTTGTCGACACTGCAATTCGAGAAATGAATTCACCGTATGAGAAACTCGCTGCTGCCGTGTACTACGGGGCGAGGACCGTGCTGGAACTTTCGGAATCGGCCGGTGCCATCCTTACTGGAACGGATCACCCGGAGATTCGCCGAAATATTCTGAACCATTACACCCGTCGAATCTATCGGTTCCTCAAACGGAATCCTGTTATCACCGGAGACATAAATCTGGAGTTGGCCTCAGCCGCATGGCAGGGTGCGATATTCAACTTGATTGAACGACAGACGGCCGGGCAGTTCGACGGCGATGCGCAAACGGTCGCCCGATTCCTGGTGCGGTGGAACCTCCGCGCCCTCAACGCCCCGGATGCCGAAATCAACAGCGCGCTGGAGACGGTTGAGAGGCATTACCGGGAGGAATACGGGAGCGGGGATGAGGTATAGGGTATAGGGAAAAAGGGAGAAAGGAAAAAGGAGAAGGGAGAACGAAAAAAGGAAAAAAGCCGCGAAGGGGCGACAGATGAATAGCCCCGGGTTTTAACCCGGGGATTGTGTGAATCCCAAAATTCAAAACACTGAAGATGTGAAAGAAATACCTTATTGAAGAATGAAGAATGAAAATTAAAGAAGTGGAAAAACTAAAGGAAACTGGAATTATGAGACAGGAAACCGAAAACCAGCAATCCAGAACTGGGGACACAGCATGCTTGACCGTTTTAACGATAACACCATAACACAATTACACAGTTTTAACTTAAACACTTGAACACCTGAACACACTAACACTGTACAAAGGAGAATACACATGCAAGAACTCTACACCGAAATAGAGATCAACGCCACCCCGGAGGAGGTTTGGGACATCCTGATGGATTTTTCGAACTATCCGGAATGGAATCCGTTTGTCACCAGCATCAACGGGGAGCAGGCCGTTGGCGGGAAGCTGACGGTAGAACTAACTCAGCCGGATAGCAAGCCGATGACCATGAAGCCGACTGTCAGGAATATTGAGCAAAACAGAGAGTTCCGCTGGCTGGGACATCTCGGCATCCCGCGGATCTTCGACGGGGAGCACATCTTTGAACTCGAGCAACTCGATGAAAACAGGGTACGCTTTGTCCAGCGGGAAAAATTTAGGGGAATTCTTGTCCCGTTCCTGAAGAAGATGCTTGAGACGAGAACGAACGAAGGGTTTCAACTGATGAATCAAGCGCTGAAAAAACGAGCGGAAGCTGGGACTGCCTGAATGACATAAGCCGGTGGGAATCTTGAAACGTGCAAAATAAAAAGCGTCGACTTGAATTTTTTTCCACTTTTAACGTCAAGGTTTTGATGTCCAAGTGTTCCATGCAGGCCCGGACATGCGTTTCAAGATAAAAGTGGAATTAATTGATATAGTTCCAAAACTCCAACATCACTCTTGTTTTTAAAACTATTGCTATCTTTTAATTGCCCGCTTTTTCTTGATAAAAAACGGGCAGAAAAAATCAAGGAAACTCAGAACTCGCACTCCTATAAATATACAGGCTCTTTTGCAACATTGGATATAGTAAATATTAACTCATTCAATTTCTACTGGGGTGCTCAAACAGCTGAGTTTCCGGTAAAAAAACTAGCAATAATTTGCTGTGCAATTTATTTTTCGCTCTTTTAATGCCCGAGTATTCCATATACGCATCAAGACAAAAGGGCGGTTACCTGCCGTGTCAACGTTGAAAACACAATCAATACGTTGTTCACCCTACATCCAGAAGAAATCTTCGTCTGTAAAGATGGTGGCTATCTATTTGGGCGAATTTTAATAATCCCGACGTCACCCCCTCGGAAAGCTCAGCTCCGGGAAAAGCCTCCGGTGAGGATATTGCCTAAAACAGTCATTCCGAGCGGAACGGAGTGGAGCCGAGGAATCTCGCAAATGAATTTCAGGGGTAAAATTGATGCGCCCTTTCCTCATCGCAATAATATGTTCGTCGCGGCGAATTGCGAGGCTCTTCTTTGGTAGCCTTTGAATTTCATTCAAAGGCGGATTTTACCGGATAAAGCCGGAAAATTTGGTTGGCGACTGTGAATTAGAATGACCCTTTCAGGGTCTCGACCCCTGAAAGGGTCGGTAGCAAATAAGGAAACTCAATGCCATTCAGTCTTTGCGGCCCAGGTGATCCGTTTGTTAAGAGGGAGAACTCGAGAAATCTAGTCTGAACACATCGGGAATGAAGTGAAAAACTAAAAAACAAGAAGTAGAGACGTAGCATTCAGGTTGTGTGAAAACGAAAAATCAAATAAAAAGTGAATGCTGGGCACCGGTTTGTTCTTCCAGTAGAGACGTTCCATGGAACGTCTCTACAATCAACAATATCAATGGGTTACTGTATATTATTTTGCAGAGAGGATTTTCCGGAATCAAGAGAAAAAAATCTCTTGACAAAAAATTCTCACACAGCCTCCGTGGTACGTCTCTAGTCTACCATTAACTTTTCAGTCCTCCCGACACGTCTCCGCCACATCCTCAAATGTAAACAGCCGGGAGTGAATCGCCGGATGATCGACGCCAAGCCGGTCGAAGCCATCGCCGCCAACGTACAGCCGGATATCATATTTCTGGCATTGCTCATAGAGATAGTTAATCTCAAACTGGATCATATTGATATCCTGGATATA includes these proteins:
- a CDS encoding DUF1761 domain-containing protein, which codes for MDINYLAVAVAGVLYYVIGAAWYSPVLFARPWMDALGFTKEDLEDGAGAKAYILTFVNALIMAFVLACIVEAFGATTVWAGLQGGFWCWLGFVATTMATNSVFAGRSLKLYAIDSGYHLVGLLVMGGLLAIW
- a CDS encoding DNA alkylation repair protein, producing MSMHPMVQYLIEEMERNRDPEKAKPMQAYMKTDQPFYGIQAKPRREIFRKAKRKFPIDSREEWEQVGRQLWTGEHREEMYMALEVAERYKQFRDEEAMPLFEYLAETAPHWDTLDWIAGKLISSLILAHREFESKLREWRESENLWMRRASLLAHLKHKEETNTELLAKSVLLLAHEDEFFIRKAIGWVLRDYSYANPDWVQEFVDKHAAELSGLSRREALKKINRDRKKQKTKQ
- a CDS encoding sensor domain-containing protein, which codes for MSRFNSIGGYFNVLGEGRTYLNLMYLILSFPLGLVYFVMLTVGISLGIGLLIIWIGIAILAGVLAAAWAATIFERYLTESLLGIRIHREPPAPSRQSSPWERIRSHLTNPETWKGLLFLGLKFPLGIASFVISITLVSIAGGLLAAPFTYNSLDYQFSGWELNSMNEAMLLFLLGIIISPLFLHILNIIATAYGTIAKSLLGTAPVPERRREEPEA
- a CDS encoding SRPBCC domain-containing protein, with amino-acid sequence MQELYTEIEINATPEEVWDILMDFSNYPEWNPFVTSINGEQAVGGKLTVELTQPDSKPMTMKPTVRNIEQNREFRWLGHLGIPRIFDGEHIFELEQLDENRVRFVQREKFRGILVPFLKKMLETRTNEGFQLMNQALKKRAEAGTA
- a CDS encoding DUF4097 family beta strand repeat-containing protein; amino-acid sequence: MMNTTQKFFITVGAGIALMLVIMTTQACADVRQTVDKQFSVDAGGTLIIDSDRGSIEIKTVEENEVKVSVIYEADVMSEQKAESIFEDFVVDFSQKGNNVIISGKVDKDLLGIFDGNNRLRIKYKVTVPERFNAELATAGGSIIVGDLHGKLQAKTAGGSLDFGNITGKVDGKTAGGSIKMQSAGDDVDLKTAGGSITVGPVNGDAEAITSGGSVRIGEVSGTLVAHTSGGSISIDGVGGSIDAKASGGSIRASVTEQPKDDCQLTTSGGSISVSLPENIGLNIKARTYGGKVSTDLPITVRGEISKSHIEGTLNGGGPAMILETSGGNISITKSKELL
- a CDS encoding DUF1295 domain-containing protein yields the protein MVTDLFGLLGQLGVIIFAYVTVIFAIAVWRKDNGIMDVAWGLGFVIIAGYTLFTTGEFHVRQILVTLLTVIWGSRLSLHIYVRNRRKSSEDFRYRNWRERWGRWVYLRSYLQVFLLQGFLMIVFTVPVIFINKFSGPGLIVADYVGMIIWFTGFLLESVADFQLLRFKSNSENQGEIMTRGLWQYSRHPNYFGESLLWWGIWGMALSVNGGLYTVVSPVLLTFFLLRISGVPMLEDKYKGNPDYREYRERTNTFIPWFPKG
- a CDS encoding CPBP family intramembrane metalloprotease, with amino-acid sequence MEWVKNIFVNTAENRARMFWRISVQLGLFVLFSFLASIVLTFAYRKMADVEAGASVSQSQLMEFVVNNLYAMSLYTLLTGGAICVSVWVAIRIMDRRRIADYGLNLSKRWWEEFWFGILVGGGLIALVFGFELAAGWITVDAVLAGSPGKIVAGLTVLAFNFIFVGFYEEFISRGYHLTNFAQGFRGILGARGSILLGMVLSAGIFGIAHIGNPEATVMTSVNIMVVGVILLGLGYVFTGRLAIPIGMHITWNFFQGAVFGFPVSGRTGSWAKVFTITQHGNPVWTGGKFGPEGGLIGTIAVLIGAGVIIWWLKYKDGKVGLATEIARYEQTDEL
- a CDS encoding TetR/AcrR family transcriptional regulator; translated protein: MAGSKKIGRRKQPDERKKEIIDAARDLFASQGYDNTTMQQVVEKAGTSIGNCYFYFSNKKELYQGVVESVNEEISGVVDTAIREMNSPYEKLAAAVYYGARTVLELSESAGAILTGTDHPEIRRNILNHYTRRIYRFLKRNPVITGDINLELASAAWQGAIFNLIERQTAGQFDGDAQTVARFLVRWNLRALNAPDAEINSALETVERHYREEYGSGDEV